Proteins encoded in a region of the Megalops cyprinoides isolate fMegCyp1 chromosome 3, fMegCyp1.pri, whole genome shotgun sequence genome:
- the LOC118774576 gene encoding zona pellucida sperm-binding protein 3-like: MQLSHWIFPCLLLWDFRQNHMRSFLVEMVTGEVPCAVAMGTNGKVFTTLMLLLLIHDSVIGNDWTSSVKDRNDRYRIRTLKEEPKPDVNSKNYKHGNYESNRVAIGEDVAAKDAAAVIVECTERTMNVIVKADFYNVGRLISAEELRLGADLSVGSSCRASVFSDSRFIIEANLHECGTTLSMFDDTLVYSNVLVFSPVPISGIIRLNEAIVPVECHYLRRHVVSSNILKPTWMPFTSTTSAVDLLNFSLRLMTDDWLSERSSNLYYLGDTLYVEASVSQASHLPLRLFMNSCVVTLVPDADSDPRYAFIENHGCLTDSKVTGSKAHFMPRTLDNKLQMQMDVFRFHKESRSSIYITCHLKVTAASQDTDSMNKACYYARERWRSVDGKDMVCDCCDSRCSAREEIVTVGPVHVAVHKMRTSV; this comes from the exons TTTTGGTTGAAATGGTCACAGGCGAAGTGCCCTGCGCTGTCGCAATGGGAACAAATGGCAAGGTGTTTACCACGTTGATGCTTTTACTGTTGATACACGACTCGGTAATCGGCAATGACTGGACGTCTTCAGTCAAGGACCGGAACGACCGATATCGTATTCGCACCCTAAAAGAAGAACCTAAGCCAGATGTTAACTCGAAAAACTATAAACATGGCAATTACGAGTCCAACCGGGTAGCGATTGGGGAAGACGTGGCTGCAAAAGATGCCGCTGCCGTCATCGTGGAATGCACTGAAAGGACCATGAATGTAATCGTGAAAGCCGATTTCTACAATGTTGGCCGCCTCATCTCCGCCGAGGAGCTGCGGCTGGGAGCAGATCTGTCAGTGGGATCTTCCTGCCGTGCTTCCGTTTTCAGCGACTCCAGGTTTATCATTGAAGCAAACCTGCACGAGTGCGGCACCACCCTAAGC ATGTTCGATGACACCTTGGTCTACTCTAATGTGCTGGTCTTCTCTCCCGTGCCCATCAGTGGCATCATCCGGCTGAACGAGGCAATCGTTCCTGTTGAGTGCCACTATCTGag GAGACATGTTGTAAGCAGCAACATCCTGAAGCCCACCTGGATGCCTTTCACCTCCACCACATCTGCTGTGGATCTCCTGAACTTTTCCCTGAGGCTTATGACTG ATGACTGGCTCTCTGAGAGGTCTTCAAATCTGTACTACCTCGGGGACACATTGTACGTTGAAGCCTCTGTCAGCCAGGCCAGTCATCTGCCCCTCCGGCTCTTTATGAACAGCTGTGTTGTGACTTTGGTCCCTGATGCAGACTCTGACCCAAGATATGCCTTCATTGAGAACCACGG GTGCCTGACTGATTCCAAAGTCACAGGCTCCAAAGCCCATTTTATGCCAAGAACCTTGGACAACAAGCTCCAGATGCAGATGGATGTGTTTAGGTTTCACAAGGAATCTAGGAGTTCT ATTTACATCACCTGCCACCTAAAGGTGACGGCAGCTTCCCAGGACACCGACTCCATGAACAAGGCCTGCTATTATGCTCGTGAAAG GTGGCGGAGTGTGGATGGGAAGGACATGGTCTGTGACTGTTGCGACTCCAGAT GTTCCGCACGGGAGGAAATTGTGACAGTGGGCCCAGTGCATGTGGCTGTGCACAAGATGAGAACGTCAGTCTAA